From the genome of Gemmatimonas phototrophica, one region includes:
- a CDS encoding Mur ligase family protein produces the protein MTERPALPAPLSAVLANDEEYPTPTILDSRRLTGANWWSEQPGAVLEVRNAEAIDRRALEQWPREVRVLCDALGWPSGSPNAQQHGVLSVCFLAAPLDGLMTATTVAEQAWVRAELWVRSQDGDADAAAWLLSSTPTVHDALRTRYDNERAPLVAACAVVAEATKRGCSWQLDEDMVSVGSGVYGLSWPLDRVPVAELVTWYTVADVPVVLVTGSNGKTTTTRLVTAMWRATGVTVGLSCSDGVFVHDDIGTRELAEGDYTGPGGARLVLRDRAVQAAVLETARGGMLRRGLATSRAHAAVITNISADHFGEYGVESLGDLARVKATVARILVPDALLVLNADDEHLRALGAAMEREHPNAVAWFSQDAAHPLVQRGVQLHGYGAVVCDGRLMLAEQGVWSDAGALLHMPLTLNGLAPHNVENALAASLAASVAGVPFAAVHRALHTFGADAGDNAGRLHRRVLGDVTVLVDYAHNPDGMRVLGATAMAIPAARRLLVLGQAGNRDDAQLVALAQAAWASARYDRVFLKEMPEMLRGREPGDVTRVLRAALLEAGAPADVISEWPSELDAVRAALAWAQPGDLLVLPTHAQKEVVDALLNALEAQGWYAGEPLAPL, from the coding sequence ATGACTGAGCGCCCTGCGCTCCCGGCACCGCTCTCTGCCGTGCTGGCCAACGACGAGGAGTACCCGACACCCACCATTCTCGACAGTCGGCGGTTGACGGGCGCGAACTGGTGGAGTGAGCAGCCGGGTGCGGTGCTTGAGGTACGCAACGCCGAAGCAATCGATCGCCGCGCCCTCGAACAGTGGCCCCGCGAGGTGCGCGTGCTGTGCGACGCACTGGGGTGGCCATCCGGCTCACCCAATGCGCAGCAGCATGGCGTGCTGAGTGTGTGCTTTCTGGCGGCGCCGCTGGATGGGCTCATGACGGCTACCACCGTGGCAGAGCAGGCGTGGGTACGGGCGGAGTTGTGGGTGCGCAGTCAGGATGGTGATGCCGACGCGGCGGCGTGGCTGCTATCGTCTACGCCAACGGTGCATGACGCGTTGCGCACTCGCTACGACAATGAACGTGCGCCACTCGTGGCTGCCTGCGCCGTGGTGGCGGAGGCCACAAAGCGCGGCTGCTCATGGCAGCTCGATGAGGACATGGTCAGCGTCGGTAGCGGCGTTTACGGGCTTAGCTGGCCGTTGGACCGTGTCCCCGTGGCCGAACTGGTCACCTGGTACACCGTGGCTGACGTACCTGTGGTGCTGGTAACCGGCAGCAATGGCAAAACCACCACTACCCGCCTGGTAACTGCCATGTGGCGCGCGACGGGTGTCACGGTGGGGTTGTCGTGCAGTGATGGGGTGTTTGTGCACGATGACATTGGGACGCGTGAATTGGCTGAGGGTGACTACACCGGGCCCGGCGGCGCGCGGTTGGTACTGCGTGATCGTGCCGTGCAGGCGGCGGTACTGGAGACGGCGCGTGGCGGGATGCTACGCCGTGGACTGGCCACCAGCCGAGCGCATGCGGCGGTCATTACCAACATCAGCGCCGACCACTTTGGTGAGTATGGGGTGGAGTCGCTGGGCGATCTGGCGCGAGTGAAGGCCACCGTGGCCCGCATTCTGGTACCTGATGCATTGCTGGTGCTCAACGCCGACGACGAACATCTGCGGGCCCTTGGCGCGGCCATGGAACGCGAGCATCCCAATGCGGTGGCCTGGTTCAGTCAGGACGCCGCGCATCCGCTGGTGCAGCGTGGGGTGCAGTTGCACGGGTATGGGGCCGTGGTGTGCGACGGCCGCCTGATGCTGGCGGAGCAGGGGGTGTGGAGCGATGCCGGCGCGTTGCTCCACATGCCGCTCACGTTGAACGGGCTGGCGCCGCATAACGTGGAGAACGCGCTGGCGGCGTCGCTCGCGGCCAGTGTGGCGGGTGTTCCGTTTGCCGCCGTGCATCGAGCGCTGCACACGTTTGGTGCCGATGCGGGCGATAATGCGGGGCGCTTGCATCGCCGAGTACTGGGCGATGTCACTGTGCTGGTGGATTATGCGCACAACCCTGACGGGATGCGCGTGCTGGGGGCCACGGCCATGGCCATTCCGGCCGCTCGGCGGTTGCTGGTGTTGGGTCAGGCCGGCAACCGCGACGACGCACAGCTGGTGGCGCTGGCGCAGGCGGCGTGGGCCAGTGCGCGCTACGACCGCGTGTTCCTGAAGGAGATGCCGGAAATGCTGCGTGGCCGCGAACCGGGTGACGTGACGCGCGTATTGCGAGCGGCGTTGCTGGAGGCCGGTGCGCCGGCCGATGTCATTAGTGAGTGGCCGAGTGAGCTGGACGCGGTACGCGCGGCGCTGGCGTGGGCGCAGCCGGGTGATCTGCTGGTGTTGCCCACGCATGCGCAGAAAGAGGTGGTGGACGCGCTCCTGAATGCCTTGGAGGCGCAGGGCTGGTACGCGGGGGAGCCGCTGGCGCCGTTGTAG